attttgaacTCTTCCTTAAGGCTAAATGAAGCTAAAATACtatgatgagagaaaaaaaaaaaacaacccagcaaGTTGCCTACCTCTGAAATCTGGTATTTGATTAGAAATGAGCATAATATGAAGTCTGAATACTGACTATTGTATAAATTAAACACTGAGGCAGGTAACTAtcgatttttctttcattataatttttatttacagccacccattggcatatggaatttcccaggtctgGGGTAGAATTGgtgtttatgccacagccacatcaattattattattattattattattacaagtGTAGTTGATTGATAATGTTTCAcgaagttctgttgtacaacaaattGAACCAATCacatacatttccctgtgctgtacagtaggacctcagtcCATCCTTTCCAaatttaacagtttgcatccccaaaacACCCAAAATGCCCACCTATcgctctccctcccctcctccccccaccccatgaggCCCAAGTTTGCTCTTTTTGGCCatgatatgtttctgttttctgtttgtttgtttgttatttttagataggatcatctgttccatactttagatttcacaaataagtgatatcatatggtatttgtctttttctttctggcttacttcatttagtatgagagtcactaGATCCATACtgggtgctgcaaatggcattagtttgtcttttttatgtctgggtaatattccattgtgtatatgtaccacatctaattagtccattcatcagtcaatggacatttaggttgtcttggctattgtgaatagtgctgctatgaacataagggtgcatgtatctttttcaatgaagaaGGAATCttacctcaagaaagaagaaaaagctcaaataaacaacctaaacttgtCCTtaaaacaatcagagaagaaagaacagacaaagcccaaaattagcagaaggaaagaaatcataaagatcagagcaaaaatgaatgaaatagagacaaaaaaaaaaaaaaagagaagagcaaTGCAATGAAAACTTGGTTCTTTGAAGTGATCAACAAAATGGGTAAACCTTTAGCTggactcaacaagaaaaaaacagaagagctcaaatccataaaattagaaaggagaaagaagaaagtacaactgactccacagaaatacaaaggatcataagagactgctataagcaaatatatgccaataaaaaggacaacaagaaatggacagattctttcaaaggtacaacctaccaataCTGAGCCAGTTTCATGCATTTCAATGGTAAGAGAAATAGTCTCAAAAAACAAAGCACTCAAGAGCAGAGCTCACATCAtattaatccattccaaaagcctTTCCTCCTATAAGGACACATCCTAAACTCTTTATCAGGAATGAGAGGTGGAATGTGGTCTCAGAActcttccaattttatttataattgaagTAAAAGCAAATAGAACAATATTTATGGCAATAAACACATTAGCTTGGGCAGAATCACAGAACTTGGAAATAACATCCAATTTACCCAAGTAAATGACTTGTAGTAATAGGGAAATTGTTTAAGATTAAAAAAGATGGCATtgtgtaaaataaaattcatgtctTTTATCCTAAAGCTAGTGTTCTTCATCATGTTTTCACAACTACCATAAGCTTATAAATATTGCTATATCCATGGTCCACTGATTTCTTCAAAACAGCATATTGTAGCCATGAAATGGAAGCAGGATCTTTCTGTCAAAGAGCACACAATAAACATGTCtatgacatatacacacatttgtattcatttttatttgagaaaCAGGCATCATTTATGAAAAGTGCCACAATTAATTCacaacaaaatcttttaagttagGTATTTGTTTAGTTGAGAAATCCTTTCTCTGATCAATGAAGTAATGattcctcatttttttgtttttttttgttgtttttttttaaatatacatatccCTTATACCTCATCTCCTTAGTTTTCAAAGAGGATTCCAGATTCAAGGAACTAAGCAGAATGCCAAATATCttagaatgaaattattttacagatgtattttattgtgttcttttgaAAAGCAGCCACACTTAATTGCTAGTAATAACTGTTAATCTAAAAAATTATCTCTGCCTATGGCATATAATCgaaaatattttcataccaaGTTATAATCAAATAATCAAATACAAGCACCAGAGGAGGTAGAGGAGGAGTATTTTGGCTCAATCTGACTTAGAGGTACAGGTCCTATGATCTAattaagctttcttttttatcccatttatttctgtaaattgagaaaaaattttaattttataatatagttttacctttttcagAATACTTCATAATTTAAACAGCTGTTTAAATAGTGTgccattaaattttatattcactgACAACTCTTGCCAACAGAATAAGAACCCCAATAAACATTGGATAGCTGTATCAATTATGGGTAAATAGAGTACTGACAAGTATCTTCTATTTCATATCCCACAGCATCCTAGATACCTGTAGGCCATACAGATTTCTGAGaacccattgtttttttatgtGGGCACAGTATATAACTACAAAATTAGAACAaatttcttatgtttgtttttgcttttaagggctgcacctgtggcatatagaagttcccaggcaaggggtcgtattggagctgccgctgccaactttgccacagccacagcaaggcaagatctgactcaggtctgtgacctacacacccaTATCCTTGATTGCAaggctgaatacttaacccactgagctaagacagggatggaacccacgacctcatggatcTTATTCCCATGCATaccccactgacccacaatgggaacttcctgaaaggAAATTTTACACTGCTACAAAATGAGAGAGGGTCTGAAGGAAAGGCCTTGTCTCTGACAGCACTGAAACTATGGAAAGAGTATCAACTTTGGTTTTAGAAGAATGGAGATCTGAATACTAGCTCTGTCTCTGCTAGTGGGTGGGTCATTGAACTTCTTTGAAATTCACTGTTTGTCGTGGGTGGAATGGGGATAATCATCATATCATTTAGGTGCTTTTAGTGTCAAGTGAGAGGTATGGGAAGAAATTTAGagcaataaaatatgaaaatgtaaagatCATGAGagacataaaattttcatttggggTCATTTAGTATTTGAAATGGCATATCTGTTTAATATCATTTTAGTTGCACTTTTGATCTCTGTGTTTTTACTGTGTAAGGAAGAGGGTTTAAGATGGGAGTAAAAATAACAGTGAATACTACTATGGCCTCTTCCAGGGGAAAAAGGAGCTACTGGTCACAGAATCATAAAAACACAGGCacaaaaaaactatacaaaactATGATGAGGGAGCTACAGGTAGCCAGGACTTTTTCTTCCCTGCAGAGCTCTGAGTCCCAAGGCACACTGGATACAAACAGCATTACAGAAGTGATCAGAGGGATTACCCCACCATTCCAGCTACCAACAGATGAACAAGGAAAGAGTCAATGAATGAACTTGTGTCAGGGGGAAAATGCCACACATGAAGTGATCCATAATGTCTGGACCACAACATAGAAGCCAGAAAGTGACAAGGATCTGTCCAATCAATCGAAGAAAACCCATTTCCACCAGGAGGCAGCAAGTGTGGTGCTCATGTTGGTCACATAGGCAGAGGTGGAAAGATGGTTATGTATCAGTCACAGGCCTTGACCACAAGGAGAGCCATCTACTGGATGTTTGATTGATTTCCCTGACCATTGCAGACAAAGCTCGTTATTTGTAAATTCATTATGGATCCCTGATTGAACAACTTGAAGAGTGGTTCACTGCATTTTCCTTTAGACTGGTGAATAAAATATGGCCTGCCATATCACTAAACAAAGGATGTCATGGCCATCAAGCATTACATTAGAGATAACATGAGTTTGAGGGAACTCCATTTGGAAACAATGCCCACCACTGAAGCCAGCCCCAGTGGTGCACCCTGAAGAGACACAGAATGAGCACTTATAGGATGCTGGCCCTAGAGAGCTGAGGTTCATACCCAAGGAATGATTACGATGAGTTCAGATGTTGCATCTTCCTGTACATAGAAAAGATATCAGTTCCTTAAGTTgagatatctagttttctttaattaacaataatCTTTTGATTCTAAATACCTGGTCTTTAGTTGAAAAAAGCTATATATTCTGCCCACCTACCCTTCTTGCCTCTTCCAACCAGTCTCTCAGAATTATATGAGATGCTGGACTTACATCCTCAATTTTGTCCACCTAATAAAACGTAATTACCAACTTTTAGGtgtgaattattttttagttGAGAGTTTGGGTGATGATTACAAAGGAACTCAGAGCAATCTTCTCTCCTTGGCCTGAACTGTATGAGGGTCTGGAGCCTTGGTACCAGCAGAGGCCTCTTGTGCTCATCCATCACCTTGGAGAGTGCACAAGAATTTGGCCAAGTCTCTCATGGTGTCTGGATTTTCCTAGTGTTTATTGATGATCCTGAGTTTTATTTGGCAGTGTCTGTTACCTGGATCCCCAGTTGAAAGATTTTGGAGAGTAACTCCCACCCTATTTTAAAGGTATAATGGGAGGCTGTTTGAaaaagaactgggagaaaatcaTCCTGATTGAAAGATATTAGCAGAGCCTGGGATGTGCTAAAGAAACTGAAGAGTCTGAGCTGCTAGTGTGGGGAAGAGGCTGACCTGACCTCTTTAAAGCCAACCTCCAAATATCACTCTAGATCCACCCATGTACAATACTTACAGAGCTCACTCTTGTAAGTTCCTAAATTATACTAAAAGAGATCTCAGCCCTAAATGGCCAAATTGGGCTGATTTTGTTTGAGTGGGATGGTATGCAGCTAAATAAAAACACTgacttgataaaaatattttcataggctTCGGACCACAACCAAAAGCCTTGTAGGGGAAACATACATTTCTCTTCCAGTGACCTTGAGATCTAAATGGCTAAATGTTCTATCTGTTCTtcttagagtgtgtgtgtgtgtatgtgtgtgtgtgtgttttgaaaacATGACCTCCATcatattttggagagtaaacaTAAACTTTCAGGGTCTTGTTTAGTGCCATCCTCCCCAATCTCTTATGGGGAAGCCTCTTGTGTTCTATTTGTTCGAATCActgttaatatatatttcattggGCTTCTCATTGTGGCtgagctggttaaggatctgatgttgtctctgtgaggatgtgtgttcaatccctgcccttgcttaatGGGTCAAATTTCCatacctgcagtgtaggtctcagatgcagcttggattcaatccctagcctgggaaattacatatgcccttggtgtggccataaattttatttaaaattttttttttttaaaattagtaccAGACTagattaaattttctttattaggAGAACAAATTTTCTTCAAGCACTGCCCTTGAAGAATTGTGGGCTTCTGCTGTTAAATGATCTgtacttgtttttttatttaaatattgtgatttttggttcaataaatatgtattatttcagaGTGACATGTGATCTTGcttgttttagaaaattttttttttttagcaaatttcTCAAATATCAAAATCTAACTTAAGTTCTTTTAATACCCAGAAAACTCTGGGGTCCATCAAAGGAACACTGAGACAACTCAAgaggaactttaaaatatttaggctggagttcccattttggcacagaggaaaagaatccaactaggaaccatgaggctgcaggtttgatccctggcctcgctcagtgggttaaggatccggctttgccctgagctgtggtacaggttgcagatgcagctcagatctggggtttctgtggctctggtgtgggctggcagcaacagctctgattatacccctagcttgggaacctccatatgccacaggtgcagccctaaaaagacaaaagacaaaatataaataaataaataaaataattaggctCCTTTGCTATGTTAAATTACTTGAGAAACATTGTCAAGTGACTGGAGATGTATCTTTGTTTATACTGAATAGGTAAATGTGTTTATTATAGCTATTCCAAAATCTATATGAAATTCCTAAAACTTCACATGCCCTGATATCAGACATAATCCTTGTTACTACCTTAAAACGTCATATATCACAGATATCTCTCACTTTCCTGCCATTTGTCCTTTATGGGCaatctttattttacattaaggCTTTCATAAAATGAAGATCTTCAAGAAAATTTGTAAAAGGAACTTTTTGACAAATTCAAGGTTCTGGTGGCCTTTATTTAGGTAATATCACTGAGCCAAGTCACATAAGgcaaaactataatggaaaacctGAAGACTTTATCATGTTCAATGTTAATTACAAGGGTTTGAAGGAActcataaatatcatttataacttgatgattttggggggaaatacactgatctttgttttccagaaaaagttTCCTTTTGTGCTATGTCCCAAAACAAGTTGATAAAGTAAACCTATGTGAAAAAAAGATGAACCGTCCTATTCTCTCTACCTGAGCTGTCCAGAATGTGGCTTCTCCAGCTAGGTCTCCTGTGGATTTGATGGTTTATTGCAACCTGATTATAACTTGTtgcattaatttaatttaatttgtttccaaaacattttctttgtgtCTCCCTATTGTGCTATGACATTGCCAATGTTACCAGCTGCATGACTTATATCTTGTCTGTTTTATAAGATGTTTTCTCTTACATAAACCAATGTGTATCCAAGACTCCAATAAAATTGAACATGTCTGAACATCTTGACTAAATAGATCACATTTATGACTCTTAGAGGATAATTGTAATAGTGTGATTCTAGGtatgggaaggaagggaaaatattTCCTGCATCAATTAGACTGGTAAGACAGAGGATCCAGAGAAGGGAAAATATTTCCTGCATCAATTAGACTGGTAAGACAGAGGACCCAGAGAATTTTAACTTCTCAACAGGGTCTAATCCATAAATTATCACCAGGAATGGCACAACAACAGTATCTATTTCACCTGATCTGGGATGAATTTCCTATTGCTGTAGGACAAAAATTGTTCATGAAATGTCTGCCAGATGTTGGTTGACTTTTGTGAactaaaatattgcctgccatgtGAATAAACAAATGATGTGGCAGCCATCAACCACCACATTACAGCCACCTTGATGGTAAGCCCTGAGGGAACACAGGATGGAAACAGAAAGTACCAACCATTTAGCAGTCACCTGATGCAGAGATCCTGTATGGGGCACCCTGAGGAGATTCAGGATGAGAAAGCACTGGATACTGACCCAGAGGCTGAGATGCCTATCCAAGGAATGAGCAGTGCACCCAGATGCTGCATCTTCCCATATGTGGAAAAGTTCTCCATTCTCTAACTTGATTTatgaagttttcttttaataatagtAATCTTGATATTCTGACTACCCATTCCTTTAATGCAAAAACTCCCATATATTTTGGCTCTTCTCCTTGCCTCTTCATAACACTTTCTCTGCTATATCTGAGATGTTCTATCctaggcttaagtcctcagaatgtccacaaaaataatataactctcaatttttaggttgttctttttttgagggggggtgATACTAAAACCACTTGTTGAATAAACTCTCttatctattgtatattcttgcctcctcagAGACAGCCATGTACAACCTAGCAAGCACATTCTCAACAGTACTATTCTGGTGCATTGATGTATGTTCAAATTATGGAAGAAATAGCTGAGGTTGACCACTGACTTGGAGAAAGTGCTTCTGAGTGAAGTAACATAAGTTGGAGGGTTGTAGTCAGAGAGGCATGGATTAACAGAGATGCAATAATGGAGAATCTTCTGGTATTCTCCACATATTTAGAAGCACATTGCGGGTAtctcccactttctgaaggttcaCTTTGGTCATTTAAGTTTGATGAAGGTCTATATTAGTGCATATTTTCACTTATGAGAAAGAAATCTAAAGtggatttttgcttttacaaaaacagcaataacaacaacaacaacaaaaaactgctgCTATACTAGTGTTGGTCTTTTGTAAAAGTGAAATGGCAGAACTTGAACTTTCAAAGAGAGGAAAATACAGCACTGTAATATACTGCTACACATGACATAATTTTACAACTATGGATGATATCTCCTTGTGGTTCAAAGTGAATTATTAAAACTGCAGATAATTTTTTATCTATAGACTTATACATCAGATAATCATGtttcattataaagaaaatagttttgagtCTTAAAGACTTTGGTTGGAAGTTTGTATCTGAAATTTTGAAAGCAAGCTGCATTCCACTGTGATATTTTCTAGCATACTTTATGGAGGAAGCATGTGTGATATGAGAGGCAAGTTAATTAGTAAAACTCCTTTggctttaatttgcttttctgtaaaaagGGGATGCTAAAAAAGGAACTACGAATTTTTCATGTGTAAATCAAATGCAGTGAATATGTCTGATAGTCAATAaagcattaattaattaatgtaaatATGTTATCAGACCTACAGAACAATAGCTTTGGAACTAATCATATGCCTTTTTGTTCAAATTTGATAAAGGATGCTTAGCCTTGTTGCAAATGACTCAAGTCATGGTATGGAAAATGAAAACCTTATTTTATATTCAAAGCTGTGAGCCACAGGATATTTAAGTATATAGAGcaaatttaaagtaatttcaaattttctgGCTTATATTTTATGCCAAGTAAAGAAAGAGATTGTGAATTATTCATTCCACTTTTATGAGTGACTCTCTTTTCACTTTTGGTGAATTCATATTACAAAAAACATGCTGTGATTCCTTTTTGCAACTCTTCCTTTCCCAGGCACGTACTAAGAAATTCTATCACTTATTTACTTTAATATGGGCCTagcaaaaacagaagaaactTTGAGACCAAGGTGCACTGGAAAAGTCAGTTTCATCAAAGTCACACAATGaaggattttaaaaagtagtataaGACTCTGGAGTAAAAAATACTCTCTACTCATAAAACTAGAGTTATATTGTTGTTTATGCATTATCTATTCTGAAGTTATGAACATGAACATTCAAGCCTTGCTAAGGCTATTAAATATTATCAAGTGCCTAATAAATGCCTAGCCACTATtaaataatcaacaaatattagttTTGGTCTTTATTTCTGTCACCAATCCACAagatttcttagttttcttttacaATTTACAACAGATATCAACCTCCTTATGTACATAAATTGTCAATTTCTAGGCACCAGGCACAACCCAAGTTACTCTCCTCTTCAACAAACCCTTCATGGCATTCTTCACCTCTGTGTTTCTCACTGTATAAATGATAGGATTTAACATGGGAGTGAAGGTTCCATAGAACAAACTCACCAACTTATCCACGGGGTAGGTGGCCACAGGACGTACATAGATGAATATACAAGGGACAAAAAAGAGTACCACTACTGTaaagtgggagccacaggtggagagggctttgcGTCTTCCTTCAGAGCCATGGGATTTCAGGGAGCTCAGAATGACCATGTAGGAGATGAGGagcatgaaaaaaatgagcaagcacattcccccactgTTAGCTGATATCACTATTGCACGCCAGTAAGTGTCACTGCAGGCAAGTTCGAACAGTGAGAAGAAATCACACATGAAGTGGTTAATAATATTGGGACCACAGAAGGGCAAGTCAAGGACAAAAAGAATCTGCACAGTGCCGTGGAGTATCCCT
The sequence above is a segment of the Sus scrofa isolate TJ Tabasco breed Duroc unplaced genomic scaffold, Sscrofa11.1 Contig74, whole genome shotgun sequence genome. Coding sequences within it:
- the LOC100524192 gene encoding olfactory receptor 140-like yields the protein MDLPMPPNNVTEFVLLGFTQNPHLRKIFFIVFLFIFLFTLLSNMFIVIIISLSPTLSAPMYFFLTYLAFIDTSLSSVTTPKITIDLLYQRTTVSWGGCLTQLFLEHFLGGSEIIVLIAMAYDRYVAICKPLHYTTIMRHGLCQLLVVVAWIGGILHGTVQILFVLDLPFCGPNIINHFMCDFFSLFELACSDTYWRAIVISANSGGMCLLIFFMLLISYMVILSSLKSHGSEGRRKALSTCGSHFTVVVLFFVPCIFIYVRPVATYPVDKLVSLFYGTFTPMLNPIIYTVRNTEVKNAMKGLLKRRVTWVVPGA